Below is a genomic region from Rhododendron vialii isolate Sample 1 chromosome 5a, ASM3025357v1.
TTTAGCAATGCTAGGCACTGATGGTTGAAATTAATAGAAACTTTATTTACCTTAACAAGCAAACCAACTAGGGCTCTCAGTTGGCCAGGACTCTCTCattaggaggtcaggagtttgaGTATTTCCATCTGCGTGCGGGTGTTCTTTTTTTGGAAgacttttctttgtttgtttgtttctatcctataatgagtttatttcttgaattggttgagttgttggacTTGGTTGCCTCGTAGATTCTCACAATTGATTTAGTGTCTCAGGTTTGTATTCTATATTTCATATTTAATGTAAAATGATCTTTTCTATcgagtggaaaaaaaaaatggaaatgcgACTTTTTGCTCTTCCCAGACCAAATAGTCCGAAAACTTCATGAAAACTCGAGTCCATTCCATTTTATAAAGCGGAGAGAATCCAGTTCCATCCGTAAACGACAGCGGCCCTGTTTGATAAGTCTCTTGAGGCTTGGGATGGGAGTAGTAATGATGTGGGGCCTCTAATATGTTGTTTGATTGCACATTTGAGCATCGGACTAGCAAGCCCAATGGGATTATCAGTCCAGCCTAAGGGGGGATTGAGAAACCAGGTATTGGTAATCTCATCCATCTCATCCCAAGCCATCCTTGTAAGATTACCTAATTACCCATAGTTTCTTCTGCTAATGCCAATATTTTCCTTGACTTTATGTGCGACTATCATACCCAGCTACACTTTAATGAAGAAAGCCTTGACaatttctgggtttttttttggtccaacGGAAGATAAGGAATTTCAGGGTTTGTTTTGGAAGGTGAAGTGCATAACATTtatgagttttatttttttggttgattctggagtagtattttttgtgTCTGCTTTTTATGACAACAATTCCAAGGTTATGTTTTAATAAGgaattttactttttgtttcaCATAATGTatattaaagtaaagaaaaaaattcagaagGTTAATGGTTTTTTTATATTACCTTGATCGAGGGTAAAAGAGGAACTTGTCATCGTAATCCCATCCAATACGGTTCTAAACAAACATGGTATTACTAATTCCATCCTCCAATCCCATATAAAACAAACATGAAACTTATCAATCtcatctcattaccaatctcttcTTATTATCAATTTTAATCATAATCACATCTTCTTACGAATCTCACTCATCTATCACAGTTATCAAACGAGGCATGAAATGTGGAAATGTATAGATACATGAGCCTTATTAATCTCAGCTCGTCATCTTTGATTTTTAATTGCAAAGTATAATGACGTGTTCTATACACGTGTCCATAACAAATTTTTAGTTGCAACCGATGGTTCGAATGAATCAATACAACGAATGAATCAATACAACGTAGATCACATTTATTTTGAAGCAAATGTACTATGCACACTAAATGGGACCTATTTTTTGCATAATAAATATGTTTCGATTAGTCATTGACCGGTATCAACAAAACTTGAactttgttttatttgaagTACTTAATGAGCTCCCCAAATGAACTATTATGATCATTGTTGTAAGTCCGGAAACGCACTGCAATCAAATTGGACCGGACTGGATGGGACTTATCAGGAGGACAGACCCGAGTTCCCTTTTAAACGCATCAATTGCCAAAATCCTTGCCATTTTTGCTCTGCATAGTGCATAAAATCAATGGCCACGAAATCTGAACCATCTTCTTCTTACAAGAAATTCGAGATCAGAACGCGAAACCCAAATCCCAAAACCTCGATTCTGTTAGTCATCGATGCCCAGAACTACTTCTCTTCGATGGTGAACCCCATCATCCCATCCATCAACACCACCATCGACCTCTGCCGACGGGCCTCCATCCCCATAATCTTCACGCGCCACCGCCACAAGTTTCCCGCCGACCACGGCATGCTGGGCGAGTGGTGGAACGGCGACCTCGTCATCGACGGCACACCGGAGGCGGAGCTGATGCCGGAACTTGATCGGAGACCCAACGACGCGGTGGTGGAGAAGAGCACGTACGGCGCGTTCACGGGCACGCGCCTGGAGGAGCGGCTGAGGGAGTTAGGTGTGGAGGAGGTGATCGTGACGGGGGTGATGACTAATCTGTGTTGCGAGACGACGGCGCGTGAGGCTTTCGTGAGGGGGTTTCGGGTGTTCTTCTCGACGGATGCAACGGCGACGTCGGAGGTGGAGTTGCATGAGGCTAGCTTGAAGAATTTGGCTTATGGGTTTGCTTACTTGGTTGATTGTCaaaggattggagatgctttttCTTTGTAATCTGGGTTTGATTTGGAAGCTTGTAAAATCTATCGTGTGCAAGGCTTGGAGAAATGAAAGGATTTAGATTCTCTCATAAAAGCAATCCCACTTTGATTGTCCATCTCGATAATTAATTGATCATGTTCAAttgtttatgaaaaattcttATCAATCCGGTAAGAATATATCAATTAATCTGCGCTCTCAGATACATAAGATTAAGATTACACGAATTGAGCAGTCTAAAACACGGTATTGAAGCCCATTTcttgaagaaaatgatggaAGGTTGTGGCAGTAAAGGTATCTTTGTTAATCTAATGCTCTTTAACTTTTAGTAATTGGAATTATGATCAGCCTGATTTATGCATATGTCGTTTCATGAAATACAATCCGAAAAGATTGACTTGATATAATCAAGGCTTAAGAGTaaaggtttttcttttcctaagaTCTTTAAAGAGTGGGTTTGCTTTTTCCAAGATTTTTATAACTTTTTAAATGTTAAGAACTCTTTTAGGGTAAGATATTATGAAATTTTGTTTCGAATTTAATTGGATTCCATCCAAGTGAAATTGTGCTGCTGATGCACACACCTGAGTTTTTAAAAGAAAGGTAGAAATTTCTACCCTTTggaaatacaatttttttttcaaaaggctAGTATAGAACTTACGTGTATAAGTGACAATCTCAACTCACATTTTATAATCCGTCTGTATCTGTCTACTTTTAACCCAATCCAATTCTCCCATAATATATACTGTAACAGAAATGATATAAGTACTGTAGAAGCTGTACAAACAGCTTGCACAGATCCATTTTGGGCCTGATTCGgatcccgcaaagatgatcgaagccgctcattttgttcaaaatttgtttttaagagtctctgtaaaaaatcatctcaatccgatatcggtaagggcgtttacgaatcatccaactttgcttcagaatttagcctaaattctaaattctgaagcaaagttggatgattcgtaaacgcccttaccgatatcggattgagataattttttacagggcgctaaattctgaaacaaagttggatgattcgtaaatgcccttaccgatatcgaattgagataattttttacagggacccttaaaaataaattttgaacaaaatgagcggcttggatcatcttTGCGGAACCCGAATCGAACCCAAAATGGGTCTGTGCTAGCTGTTTGTACAGCTTCTGCTGTGCGTCTAGCACCACTTATACTGTAATGGGTTGATATCCATAACAATCTATATTTATATAGATTTATAGATTTAGATAAGTTAAAAATGGGCTCGGGCTGGAATGcaacacaacaacaaaaaaaatcgaacAACCGCTCGCCGACATCAGCAAAAAAGCATGTGGGGACCACCTACACGGAAATACGTGTACAGACGCCTTTTGGGCTTCGTCGGCATAGATGCTCAGAAAATCATCAAGCGGCGTGGCTAGTTTTTCACCGTAGGATTCAGTCCACTTTAGCCGTTGGATTGAACTCGAGTGTAAAGTGGGTCCcagaaacttgatttttttttttttttttttacgacagCTGAGGCTGCACGTCATACATACCAGGTTAGGCCCCCTCTCTCTAACCATTGGAACGAACTTGTTTCTAAATGCAACTTGAAAATataaagggagaaaaaaacaggggaaattttcattttgtagaaaGACGCTGCAGTAGTAAccttctaagagcatctccaacacataatttcaaattggatatgtccaaatttttttggaagctTTGTGGCATTTTGACATATTCAATTTAATATCAAGCTTTCCTTCTCCAATCTTATGTCAAAAACTCAAACGGACTCTCCCTTTTTGAACTTCAACAGAAAGTTTTAGAACTTCCAACAGtaagttttttaaaatcggCAGGCAATTAGAGGTAACTGTCAAAGTCACGTCAACTTTGGCATGAGTGAAGACAGATGAATTGAATTGTGAGTTGATGACAAAAGTGTGTATTAACTTGTCCACCTCAACTTTGGTATCTCCGGTCAGGGCCGGCCTTGGcacaaggcccaagaggcctggccttgggcatccaaaaaattttaaattttagggacactccaatattatttgtaaatttatatatatatattatttgttcgCATTATAACACAAATGTCTTTTCTAACTCAGTAGTAAGTTGATTTTAGTCATCGTGGAGTGTTTGAGTTTGAATCTTCTGggtaactttttcttttaaaat
It encodes:
- the LOC131325317 gene encoding nicotinamidase 2-like, which translates into the protein MATKSEPSSSYKKFEIRTRNPNPKTSILLVIDAQNYFSSMVNPIIPSINTTIDLCRRASIPIIFTRHRHKFPADHGMLGEWWNGDLVIDGTPEAELMPELDRRPNDAVVEKSTYGAFTGTRLEERLRELGVEEVIVTGVMTNLCCETTAREAFVRGFRVFFSTDATATSEVELHEASLKNLAYGFAYLVDCQRIGDAFSL